One window from the genome of Mugil cephalus isolate CIBA_MC_2020 chromosome 23, CIBA_Mcephalus_1.1, whole genome shotgun sequence encodes:
- the dusp27 gene encoding serine/threonine/tyrosine-interacting-like protein 2 isoform X1: MCSLLAGRSEETLVAMASANESGERGDQTVPDGDKKEEQEEKEQEERSIRGVQSQYLRCPSPSFSMASESRFSMISGSDAASIFMEPIHLSSAVAAKKIINEELPPRGVRTESVPESMLESAEQLMVEDLYNRVRDMIDDRSPYNTPCVLDIQRAMVQDRLEAPANPVDEVWPNIFIAEKSVAVNKARLKRMGITHILNTAHGTGVYTNESFYAGMNIQYMGIEVDDFADADISTHFRPTAEFLDEALLTHKGKVLVVSMMGVSRSAVLVASYLMIFQHMSIMEALTSMRKKRAINPNEGFLKQLRELNENLMEERDDDDETLSQCSVIDARARARIFGEGGDEDDDDDTDKEDEQSMIEVKAQSIMMEEEEDGESVMSSVASSAAAAALRSGLIGVQNGHDHQAATGAQEELVLPGNDGREDDDDGIDSVIFEWQRRNEKYQSEEWWEAQLNSDDEDGESVAGRKTKEGADADVESITSEDVRAVKERLKRRNRRPPSDAMSTSSCTSYSDLWKQRLREIEEQAAARYRKKEDAEETESTATEGPGGKKKIDDEVDSILSDTTSMYNFCQKNREKMTPLERWRVKRIQFGWNKKDREDGDKSSVCDGEKGDGEGEARAPSFQDVNLTAYQAWKMRQQKRLGEENTEEILEMSRGEDSATAKRRQRREEILERSKKTLEESQSMCGWESESCVSGGTIPLSAFWAGAGAQGPPSVANDDNMSMLSGRSSVISSVSQARSTRSAQSGVPVNPPVPPILPVPTVQGPGGEPMVNLASIQNWIANVVSETIKQKQTEMSLPPPSRAGSELSFGGAGSVLSGRGVDDDKASLLSGASYSSALAQGRGKAASVLSAGGSSSISGLSGRGSVLGSSLGSSLGSKKNKITTTSVPLFSLFQDQVDLGKLDAIDKEIKSDMRDKMATYEKKKILEDNKRSTMYKKKKAKEDEDEEEERKKKEEEFLQETKKKEKPKRTFGLSGCLNLNPALEKGKDTSIDDWLKSVRPPPRKPAPGAEADDPYDDLDASASEFDFSSRRASYAVEEEEEEEEEVYGVASRYRSRLHEDPSGEDNDYSCNGFTQSHGYSRAGRSYAAYEESDEGTESYSSRRKFTHHSRYESSEAEGRSSRRQEANEVEEEDDIATFIAQTRQRIRARAAVEAEDDEVLAAWRAQQEAKSQSRNES, from the exons ATGTGTTCGCTGCTGGCGGGAAGGAGCGAGGAGACCTTGGTTGCCATGGCTTCAGCCAATGAGAGCGGGGAGCGTGGCGACCAGACGGTGCCTGATGGCgacaagaaggaggagcaggaggagaaggagcaggaggagaggagcatcCGAGGAGTCCAGTCCCAGTACCTGCGCTGCCCCTCGCCCAG TTTCTCCATGGCCTCAGAGTCCAGGTTTTCCATGATCTCCGGCTCTGACGCCGCGAGCATCTTCATGGAGCCCATCCACCTCTCGTCAGCCGTCGCTGCCAAGAAGATCATCAACGAGG AGCTTCCTCCTCGAGGCGTACGCACCGAGTCCGTCCCTGAGTCCATGCTGGAAAGCGCCGAGCAGCTGATGGTTGAGGACCTCTACAACCGCGTCAGGGACATGATCGACGACCGAAGCCCCTACAACACCCCGTGTGTGCTGGACATCCAGAGGGCCATGGTGCAGGACCGCCTGGAGGCTCCCGCCAACCCTGTGGACGAGGTCTGGCCCAACATCTTCATCGCTGAGAA GTCCGTTGCAGTGAACAAAGCCCGTCTGAAGCGAATGGGCATCACACACATCCTGAACACGGCCCACGGCACCGGAGTCTACACCAACGAGTCCTTCTACGCCGGCATGAACATCCAGTACATGGGCATCGAGGTGGACGACTTCGCCGACGCCGACATCTCGACGCACTTCCGACCCACGGCCGAATTCCTGGACGAGGCTCTGCTGACACACAAAG GGAAAGTTCTTGTGGTTTCCATGATGGGCGTCAGTCGCTCTGCCGTCCTGGTGGCGTCCTACCTGATGATCTTCCAGCACATGAGCATCATGGAGGCCCTGACCTCCATGAGGAAGAAGCGCGCCATCAACCCCAACGAAGGCTTTCTGAAGCAGCTGCGGGAGCTCAACGAGAACTTGATGGAGGAGcgcgacgacgacgacgagacGCTCAGCCAGTGCTCGGTGATCGACGCTCGTGCCCGCGCTCGGATCTTCGGCGAAGGCGGGGATGAGGACGATGACGATGACACCGATAAAGAGGACGAGCAGAGCATGATCGAGGTGAAAGCTCAGTCCAttatgatggaggaggaggaggatggggaaaGTGTGATGAGCAGCGTGGCCTcgtctgcagctgctgctgctcttagGAGCGGACTGATCGGTGTCCAGAACGGACACGACCACCAGGCGGCAACCGGGGCTCAAGAGGAGCTAGTTTTGCCGGGGAACGACGGGAGGGAAGATGACGACGACGGCATCGACAGCGTCATCTTTGAGTGGCAacggagaaatgaaaaataccAAAGTGAGGAGTGGTGGGAGGCGCAGCTGAACAGCGACGACGAGGATGGAGAATCTGTAGCAGGACGTAAGACGAAAGAAGGTGCGGACGCCGACGTGGAGAGCATCACCAGCGAGGACGTGCGAGCCGTGAAAGAGCGCTTGAAGCGACGCAACAGACGTCCGCCCTCGGACGCGATGTCCACCTCCAGCTGCACGAGTTACTCTGACCTCTGGAAACAGCGTCTGAGGGAAATCGAGGAACAAGCTGCTGCGCGCTACCGCAAGAAAGAGGACGCTGAAGAAACTGAGAGCACCGCCACTGAAGGCCctggagggaagaagaagatcGACGATGAAGTGGACAGCATCCTCTCTGACACCACCTCCATGTACAACTTCTGTCAAAAGAATAGAGAGAAGATGACGCCTCTGGAGCGTTGGCGCGTCAAGAGGATCCAGTTCGGCTGGAACAAGAAAGACCGCGAGGACGGAGATAAAAGTTCTGTTTGTGACGGAGAGAAAGGGGACGGCGAGGGAGAAGCCAGGGCGCCGTCCTTCCAGGATGTCAACCTCACGGCGTATCAGGCGTGGAAGATGAGGCAGCAGAAACGCCTCGGGGAGGAAAACACCGAGGAAATCTTGGAGATGAGTCGAGGAGAAGACTCGGCCACAGCCAAGAGAAGGCAAAGGCGCGAGGAGATCCTGGAGCGCTCAAAGAAAACTTTAGAAGAAAGTCAGTCCATGTGTGGCTGGGAGTCCGAGAGCTGCGTCAGTGGAGGTACGATTCCCCTGTCCGCCTTCTGGGCCGGAGCTGGTGCCCAGGGCCCCCCGAGCGTCGCCAACGATGACAACATGTCCATGCTCAGCGGCCGCTCGTCGGTCATATCCTCAGTTTCACAAGCTCGCAGTACGAGGTCGGCACAGTCTGGAGTCCCGGTGAATCCTCCGGTTCCTCCCATCCTCCCGGTTCCAACTGTGCAGGGGCCTGGGGGCGAACCGATGGTCAATCTGGCCAGCATCCAGAACTGGATCGCCAACGTCGTCTCTGAAACAATCAAACAGAAGCAAACTGAAATGAGTCTGCCTCCTCCGTCACGTGCCGGGTCTGAACTCAGCTTTGGTGGTGCAGGAAGTGTCCTTTCGGGCCGAGGGGTGGATGACGACAAAGCGTCCTTGCTGAGCGGTGCTTCCTACTCCAGTGCTCTGGCCCAGGGGCGTGGTAAGGCGGCGTCGGTTCTCTCAGCCGGGGGGTCAAGCAGCATCTCAGGTCTCAGTGGTAGAGGCTCCGTTCTGGGCTCCAGCCTGGGTTCGAGCCTGGGCTCTAAGAAGAACAAGATCACCACCACCAGCGTCCCCCTCTTCAGCCTCTTCCAGGACCAGGTCGACCTGGGCAAACTGGACGCCATAGACAAGGAGATCAAGTCTGACATGAGGGACAAGATGGCTACGTACGAAAAGAAGAAGATCCTGGAAGACAACAAGCGCAGTACTAtgtacaagaaaaagaaagccaaAGAGGacgaagatgaggaggaggaaagaaagaagaaagaggaagagtttctccaagagacaaagaagaaggagaaaccAAAGAGGACGTTCGGTCTCTCTGGGTGCCTGAATCTGAACCCCGCGCTGGAAAAAGGTAAAGACACCAGCATCGACGACTGGCTAAAAAGTGTCAGGCCTCCTCCGAGGAAACCGGCTCCAGGAGCAGAAGCAGACGATCCATATGATGATCTTGACGCCTCGGCTTCTGAGTTCGACTTCTCCAGCCGCAGAGCTTCCTACGctgttgaagaagaagaggaggaggaggaggaggtgtacgGCGTGGCCTCCAGATACCGGTCGAGGTTACACGAAGATCCGTCAGGTGAAGACAATGACTATTCCTGCAACGGGTTCACGCAATCCCACGGCTACAGCCGAGCAGGGAGGTCGTACGCAGCGTACGAGGAGAGCGACGAGGGAACAGAGAGCTACTCCTCCAGGAGAAAGTTCACCCATCACTCGCGGTATGAGAGCAGCGAGGCAGAagggaggagcagcaggaggcaggaggccaacgaggtggaggaggaggatgatatCGCTACGTTCATCGCCCAAACCAGGCAAAGGATCAGAGCTCGGGCGGCGGTGGAAGCTGAAGACGACGAGGTGCTCGCTGCTTGGAGGGCGCAGCAGGAGGCAAAGTCACAGAGCAGGAACGAGTCATAA
- the LOC125000657 gene encoding prolactin receptor-like — protein sequence MLWLLLCLLPPVGCSRIGPHDAPPRERHNHEEAVAATTRPHIYHCRSPNMEDFTCWWHPLDNLTDGEDVRYVLTYSKDRGPRQECPDYMTAGPNSCHFDSDHTSIWKIYCMNVTAVTARGNYTSLQHCLDVVEIVQTEAPVNLTYLLKDAGGDEMGHKVLLSWKYPVPSDLQYGWITLVYELQYRRVTEPDNWKVKHPLRDPRVELLGLPVGDYVVRVRCRSHNYGLWSQWSSTLLMSIPSRPPAGKLLVLILVTGVGVMALMVITLGIIPQSKRIKEYFLPPIPKPRIIGIDPRLLKKGNLDEINRHFSNFHSYRPPSYSEEVWDQVNADDVYLTTPKDGSVPSEATDREKDALMVPCVQASPHQLPAQKLASYMHSMSPYCPALPEAFEVMSPWPRQEIVTLPGSDYSMTVPASDPTAAFTPSSPPQDFYTCVQLMNETGEVHLMPRLPLAYCREIPPPPGLESDSSEKEKTRKMSDYQARKNAMSGLKDGGDSERSEAAVPLLQVAVDNKG from the exons aggaGGCGGTTGCTGCGACGACGAGGCCGCACATCTACCACTGCCGCTCCCCGAACATGGAAGACTTCACCTGCTGGTGGCATCCTCTGGACAACCTGACAGACGGGGAGGACGTCCGATACGTCCTCACCTACTCCAAAGA TAGGGGGCCCAGGCAGGAATGTCCAGACTACATGACTGCAGGCCCCAACAGCTGCCACTTCGACAGCGACCACACGTCCATATGGAAAATCTACTGCATGAACGTGACCGCCGTCACCGCCCGCGGGAACTACACCTCCCTGCAGCACTGCCTGGACGTGGTGGAGATAG TTCAGACCGAAGCCCCGGTCAACCTGACCTACCTGCTGAAGGACGCTGGCGGGGACGAGATGGGTCACAAAGTCCTGCTGTCCTGGAAGTACCCGGTGCCCTCTGACCTGCAGTACGGCTGGATCACGCTGGTGTACGAGCTGCAGTACCGACGAGTCACCGAGCCGGACAACTGGAAG gtGAAGCATCCTCTACGGGACCCCCGTGTGGAGCTGCTCGGCCTCCCCGTCGGAGACTACGTGGTCCGGGTTCGCTGCCGGTCCCACAACTACGGCCTGTGGAGCCAGTGGAGCTCCACGCTGCTGATGAGCATCCCCTCCAGGCCGCCGGCCG GTAAACTCCTGGTGCTGATCCTGGTGACGGGGGTCGGCGTGATGGCTCTGATGGTTATCACCTTGGGGATTATTCCTCAGAGCAAGAG AATAAAGGAATACTTCCTGCCGCCCATCCCCAAGCCGCGGATCATCGGCATTGACCCACGTCTCCTGAAG AAGGGCAACTTGGACGAAATCAACCGCCACTTCAGTAACTTCCACAGCTACAGGCCCCCGAGTTACTCCGAGGAAGTCTGGGACCAGGTCAACGCTGACGATGTTTATCTCACCACGCCGAAGGATGGCAGCGTCCCCAGCGAAGCCACTGACAGGGAGAAGGACGCGTTGATGGTTCCTTGTGTCCAGGCGTCCCCCCATCAGCTCCCGGCCCAGAAGCTGGCGTCCTACATGCACAGCATGTCGCCCTACTGCCCAGCTCTGCCTGAAGCCTTTGAGGTCATGTCCCCGTGGCCGAGGCAAGAGATCGTGACGCTGCCGGGGTCAGACTACAGCATGACCGTCCCTGCTTCTGACCCAACGGCCGCTTTCACCCCCAGCTCTCCACCGCAGGACTTCTACACCTGCGTCCAGCTCATGAATGAGACCGGCGAGGTGCACCTGATGCCCCGCCTGCCGCTGGCGTACTGCCGGGAGATCCCGCCTCCTCCGGGCCTCGAGTCAGATTCGTCAGAGAAGGAAAAGACAAGGAAGATGTCCGACTACCAAGCCAGGAAGAACGCGATGAGCGGGCTGAAAGACGGCGGCGACTCGGAGAGGAGCGAAGCGGCCGTCCCTCTGCTGCAGGTCGCCGTCGACAACAAGGGCTGA
- the dusp27 gene encoding serine/threonine/tyrosine-interacting-like protein 2 isoform X2, with translation MASANESGERGDQTVPDGDKKEEQEEKEQEERSIRGVQSQYLRCPSPSFSMASESRFSMISGSDAASIFMEPIHLSSAVAAKKIINEELPPRGVRTESVPESMLESAEQLMVEDLYNRVRDMIDDRSPYNTPCVLDIQRAMVQDRLEAPANPVDEVWPNIFIAEKSVAVNKARLKRMGITHILNTAHGTGVYTNESFYAGMNIQYMGIEVDDFADADISTHFRPTAEFLDEALLTHKGKVLVVSMMGVSRSAVLVASYLMIFQHMSIMEALTSMRKKRAINPNEGFLKQLRELNENLMEERDDDDETLSQCSVIDARARARIFGEGGDEDDDDDTDKEDEQSMIEVKAQSIMMEEEEDGESVMSSVASSAAAAALRSGLIGVQNGHDHQAATGAQEELVLPGNDGREDDDDGIDSVIFEWQRRNEKYQSEEWWEAQLNSDDEDGESVAGRKTKEGADADVESITSEDVRAVKERLKRRNRRPPSDAMSTSSCTSYSDLWKQRLREIEEQAAARYRKKEDAEETESTATEGPGGKKKIDDEVDSILSDTTSMYNFCQKNREKMTPLERWRVKRIQFGWNKKDREDGDKSSVCDGEKGDGEGEARAPSFQDVNLTAYQAWKMRQQKRLGEENTEEILEMSRGEDSATAKRRQRREEILERSKKTLEESQSMCGWESESCVSGGTIPLSAFWAGAGAQGPPSVANDDNMSMLSGRSSVISSVSQARSTRSAQSGVPVNPPVPPILPVPTVQGPGGEPMVNLASIQNWIANVVSETIKQKQTEMSLPPPSRAGSELSFGGAGSVLSGRGVDDDKASLLSGASYSSALAQGRGKAASVLSAGGSSSISGLSGRGSVLGSSLGSSLGSKKNKITTTSVPLFSLFQDQVDLGKLDAIDKEIKSDMRDKMATYEKKKILEDNKRSTMYKKKKAKEDEDEEEERKKKEEEFLQETKKKEKPKRTFGLSGCLNLNPALEKGKDTSIDDWLKSVRPPPRKPAPGAEADDPYDDLDASASEFDFSSRRASYAVEEEEEEEEEVYGVASRYRSRLHEDPSGEDNDYSCNGFTQSHGYSRAGRSYAAYEESDEGTESYSSRRKFTHHSRYESSEAEGRSSRRQEANEVEEEDDIATFIAQTRQRIRARAAVEAEDDEVLAAWRAQQEAKSQSRNES, from the exons ATGGCTTCAGCCAATGAGAGCGGGGAGCGTGGCGACCAGACGGTGCCTGATGGCgacaagaaggaggagcaggaggagaaggagcaggaggagaggagcatcCGAGGAGTCCAGTCCCAGTACCTGCGCTGCCCCTCGCCCAG TTTCTCCATGGCCTCAGAGTCCAGGTTTTCCATGATCTCCGGCTCTGACGCCGCGAGCATCTTCATGGAGCCCATCCACCTCTCGTCAGCCGTCGCTGCCAAGAAGATCATCAACGAGG AGCTTCCTCCTCGAGGCGTACGCACCGAGTCCGTCCCTGAGTCCATGCTGGAAAGCGCCGAGCAGCTGATGGTTGAGGACCTCTACAACCGCGTCAGGGACATGATCGACGACCGAAGCCCCTACAACACCCCGTGTGTGCTGGACATCCAGAGGGCCATGGTGCAGGACCGCCTGGAGGCTCCCGCCAACCCTGTGGACGAGGTCTGGCCCAACATCTTCATCGCTGAGAA GTCCGTTGCAGTGAACAAAGCCCGTCTGAAGCGAATGGGCATCACACACATCCTGAACACGGCCCACGGCACCGGAGTCTACACCAACGAGTCCTTCTACGCCGGCATGAACATCCAGTACATGGGCATCGAGGTGGACGACTTCGCCGACGCCGACATCTCGACGCACTTCCGACCCACGGCCGAATTCCTGGACGAGGCTCTGCTGACACACAAAG GGAAAGTTCTTGTGGTTTCCATGATGGGCGTCAGTCGCTCTGCCGTCCTGGTGGCGTCCTACCTGATGATCTTCCAGCACATGAGCATCATGGAGGCCCTGACCTCCATGAGGAAGAAGCGCGCCATCAACCCCAACGAAGGCTTTCTGAAGCAGCTGCGGGAGCTCAACGAGAACTTGATGGAGGAGcgcgacgacgacgacgagacGCTCAGCCAGTGCTCGGTGATCGACGCTCGTGCCCGCGCTCGGATCTTCGGCGAAGGCGGGGATGAGGACGATGACGATGACACCGATAAAGAGGACGAGCAGAGCATGATCGAGGTGAAAGCTCAGTCCAttatgatggaggaggaggaggatggggaaaGTGTGATGAGCAGCGTGGCCTcgtctgcagctgctgctgctcttagGAGCGGACTGATCGGTGTCCAGAACGGACACGACCACCAGGCGGCAACCGGGGCTCAAGAGGAGCTAGTTTTGCCGGGGAACGACGGGAGGGAAGATGACGACGACGGCATCGACAGCGTCATCTTTGAGTGGCAacggagaaatgaaaaataccAAAGTGAGGAGTGGTGGGAGGCGCAGCTGAACAGCGACGACGAGGATGGAGAATCTGTAGCAGGACGTAAGACGAAAGAAGGTGCGGACGCCGACGTGGAGAGCATCACCAGCGAGGACGTGCGAGCCGTGAAAGAGCGCTTGAAGCGACGCAACAGACGTCCGCCCTCGGACGCGATGTCCACCTCCAGCTGCACGAGTTACTCTGACCTCTGGAAACAGCGTCTGAGGGAAATCGAGGAACAAGCTGCTGCGCGCTACCGCAAGAAAGAGGACGCTGAAGAAACTGAGAGCACCGCCACTGAAGGCCctggagggaagaagaagatcGACGATGAAGTGGACAGCATCCTCTCTGACACCACCTCCATGTACAACTTCTGTCAAAAGAATAGAGAGAAGATGACGCCTCTGGAGCGTTGGCGCGTCAAGAGGATCCAGTTCGGCTGGAACAAGAAAGACCGCGAGGACGGAGATAAAAGTTCTGTTTGTGACGGAGAGAAAGGGGACGGCGAGGGAGAAGCCAGGGCGCCGTCCTTCCAGGATGTCAACCTCACGGCGTATCAGGCGTGGAAGATGAGGCAGCAGAAACGCCTCGGGGAGGAAAACACCGAGGAAATCTTGGAGATGAGTCGAGGAGAAGACTCGGCCACAGCCAAGAGAAGGCAAAGGCGCGAGGAGATCCTGGAGCGCTCAAAGAAAACTTTAGAAGAAAGTCAGTCCATGTGTGGCTGGGAGTCCGAGAGCTGCGTCAGTGGAGGTACGATTCCCCTGTCCGCCTTCTGGGCCGGAGCTGGTGCCCAGGGCCCCCCGAGCGTCGCCAACGATGACAACATGTCCATGCTCAGCGGCCGCTCGTCGGTCATATCCTCAGTTTCACAAGCTCGCAGTACGAGGTCGGCACAGTCTGGAGTCCCGGTGAATCCTCCGGTTCCTCCCATCCTCCCGGTTCCAACTGTGCAGGGGCCTGGGGGCGAACCGATGGTCAATCTGGCCAGCATCCAGAACTGGATCGCCAACGTCGTCTCTGAAACAATCAAACAGAAGCAAACTGAAATGAGTCTGCCTCCTCCGTCACGTGCCGGGTCTGAACTCAGCTTTGGTGGTGCAGGAAGTGTCCTTTCGGGCCGAGGGGTGGATGACGACAAAGCGTCCTTGCTGAGCGGTGCTTCCTACTCCAGTGCTCTGGCCCAGGGGCGTGGTAAGGCGGCGTCGGTTCTCTCAGCCGGGGGGTCAAGCAGCATCTCAGGTCTCAGTGGTAGAGGCTCCGTTCTGGGCTCCAGCCTGGGTTCGAGCCTGGGCTCTAAGAAGAACAAGATCACCACCACCAGCGTCCCCCTCTTCAGCCTCTTCCAGGACCAGGTCGACCTGGGCAAACTGGACGCCATAGACAAGGAGATCAAGTCTGACATGAGGGACAAGATGGCTACGTACGAAAAGAAGAAGATCCTGGAAGACAACAAGCGCAGTACTAtgtacaagaaaaagaaagccaaAGAGGacgaagatgaggaggaggaaagaaagaagaaagaggaagagtttctccaagagacaaagaagaaggagaaaccAAAGAGGACGTTCGGTCTCTCTGGGTGCCTGAATCTGAACCCCGCGCTGGAAAAAGGTAAAGACACCAGCATCGACGACTGGCTAAAAAGTGTCAGGCCTCCTCCGAGGAAACCGGCTCCAGGAGCAGAAGCAGACGATCCATATGATGATCTTGACGCCTCGGCTTCTGAGTTCGACTTCTCCAGCCGCAGAGCTTCCTACGctgttgaagaagaagaggaggaggaggaggaggtgtacgGCGTGGCCTCCAGATACCGGTCGAGGTTACACGAAGATCCGTCAGGTGAAGACAATGACTATTCCTGCAACGGGTTCACGCAATCCCACGGCTACAGCCGAGCAGGGAGGTCGTACGCAGCGTACGAGGAGAGCGACGAGGGAACAGAGAGCTACTCCTCCAGGAGAAAGTTCACCCATCACTCGCGGTATGAGAGCAGCGAGGCAGAagggaggagcagcaggaggcaggaggccaacgaggtggaggaggaggatgatatCGCTACGTTCATCGCCCAAACCAGGCAAAGGATCAGAGCTCGGGCGGCGGTGGAAGCTGAAGACGACGAGGTGCTCGCTGCTTGGAGGGCGCAGCAGGAGGCAAAGTCACAGAGCAGGAACGAGTCATAA